The following coding sequences lie in one Treponema socranskii subsp. buccale genomic window:
- a CDS encoding sodium-dependent transporter — translation MEQRENLSSRLGFILLSAGCAIGIGNVWKFPYITGFHGGSAFVLVYLFFLIIMGIPILTMEFAVGRASRKSPLRAFNVLEKPGQKWHLHGYMALAGNYLLMMFYTTVTGWMLHYFYLSVTGAFDGKNVEQVSAFFPAMLSKPGVMTFWMIVVVVSGFAICAAGLKKGVEKITKIMMTALFALLLVLAIHSIFLKGGSAGLKFYLLPDFKRMEETGIVATVVAAMNQSFFTLSLGIGAMAIFGSYIGKEHSLFGESIRVAALDTFIAFFAGLIIFPACSAFGVDAGSGPNLLFITLPNIFNNMAGGRIWGSLFFLFMAFAAFSTVIAVFETIIACNIDLTGRSRKKIAVVNIFVMIILSLPCALGFNVLSGVQPLGKGSGILDLEDFLVSNIALPLGSLIYLLFCVSKSGWGWKKFTEEANAGDGAKLPNWLRFYTTYILPVIIISIFIIGIKDKFF, via the coding sequence ATGGAACAACGTGAAAACCTCAGCTCGAGGCTCGGATTTATTCTTCTTTCGGCAGGATGCGCAATAGGAATCGGAAACGTTTGGAAGTTTCCGTATATCACGGGCTTTCACGGCGGAAGCGCCTTCGTACTCGTATACTTGTTTTTCCTCATCATCATGGGCATCCCCATATTGACGATGGAATTCGCCGTCGGGCGGGCAAGCAGAAAAAGTCCGCTCCGCGCATTCAACGTGCTTGAAAAACCGGGACAAAAATGGCACTTGCACGGCTATATGGCGCTCGCGGGAAATTACCTGCTTATGATGTTTTACACGACGGTTACCGGCTGGATGCTGCACTATTTTTATCTCAGCGTAACGGGCGCATTCGACGGTAAAAACGTTGAGCAAGTGAGCGCGTTTTTTCCGGCAATGCTTTCAAAGCCGGGCGTTATGACGTTTTGGATGATCGTCGTCGTCGTCTCGGGCTTTGCAATCTGCGCCGCGGGTTTGAAAAAAGGCGTCGAAAAAATCACCAAAATAATGATGACCGCGCTCTTTGCGCTCCTGCTCGTGCTTGCGATCCACAGCATCTTTTTAAAAGGCGGAAGCGCCGGTTTGAAATTTTATCTCCTTCCCGATTTCAAGCGGATGGAGGAAACGGGCATCGTCGCTACCGTTGTCGCCGCGATGAATCAGTCGTTTTTTACGCTGAGCCTCGGCATCGGCGCCATGGCGATTTTCGGAAGCTATATCGGAAAAGAACATTCGCTGTTCGGCGAATCGATACGCGTCGCCGCCCTCGACACTTTTATCGCTTTTTTTGCAGGTCTCATCATATTTCCGGCGTGCTCGGCGTTCGGCGTCGATGCGGGAAGCGGGCCGAACCTGCTTTTTATCACATTGCCGAATATCTTCAACAATATGGCAGGCGGACGAATTTGGGGCAGCCTCTTTTTCCTCTTTATGGCTTTCGCGGCTTTTTCAACCGTTATCGCCGTCTTTGAAACGATCATCGCGTGCAATATCGATTTGACCGGCCGGTCGCGAAAAAAAATCGCCGTCGTCAATATATTCGTTATGATAATTCTTTCTCTGCCGTGCGCGCTCGGCTTCAATGTGCTTTCGGGCGTACAGCCGCTCGGCAAAGGTTCGGGCATCCTCGACTTGGAAGATTTTCTCGTCAGCAATATCGCCCTTCCGCTCGGCTCTCTCATCTATCTGCTGTTTTGTGTATCGAAGAGCGGCTGGGGATGGAAAAAATTTACCGAAGAAGCGAACGCGGGAGACGGAGCGAAGCTGCCGAATTGGCTGCGTTTTTATACGACGTATATTTTGCCGGTCATCATCATATCGATATTTATCATCGGTATAAAAGACAAATTTTTCTGA